One part of the Oncorhynchus clarkii lewisi isolate Uvic-CL-2024 chromosome 7, UVic_Ocla_1.0, whole genome shotgun sequence genome encodes these proteins:
- the LOC139412782 gene encoding IQ calmodulin-binding motif-containing protein 1-like — MSLARKDTGAGLRSLVASTNIKPEQKVPQVLSKLQDILNRISVQDDRELGAFKNSLFSHGILQYCAGDALKLNYAKVEGGYATATQLAEILSSCCVGVDMGGDTEAFHRRLLPSVTDSLLSLASRLMNRALAGNGEPEMFRFFKKVMGSVCWLLKAHGHLATQVLQSDHYERMLMSEEERVGTVCVSLWHQLLTANSELVAGLGKGPLSVILDDVVYRMAHTSNPVVGGAAIRTLLLVARQQESALQLIIHRFKGLEGMIGREWRGRGFDEEVDQLIKLLHREVPKPADHTETWPEECVRAACIIQAAWRSYQTRRRVKSLPRAVRSLQRSFRERRRRRAQQAQAVCWEKELRLQLCVRRQRARREFHQKQLQLLQLLPPGQVQQYLGEVERQAAIQIQRVWRGHRERRNFQQRRNTHTQHRAAVVLQRAVLRFLKRRRAEKAPPSLSPWIGPRGLTDSRRAELKREVEEHIALHPSSVVSLEGSRKLHAQTQALLLQHLQGREAELREHTHTHALLAQINTDLELLLNAPSLSVATVTDCDVFRSRSAPVAARARQSHNALLQSGRLPWWKMLGDGDITCPESESAHKDHRLEAEFNSLYLGGS, encoded by the exons ATGAGTCTAGCTAGAAAGGACACAGGCGCCGGGCTAAGATCACTGGTCGCGAGCACAAACATTAAGCCGGAGCAGAAGGTTCCACAAGTTCTCTCAAAATTACAAG ATATTCTGAATAGGATATCTGTCCAAGACGATAGAGAGTTGGGTGCGTTCAAAAACTCCTTGTTCAGCCATGGCATACTTCAATACTGCGCAGGAGACGCCCTCAAACTGAACTATGCCAAAGTTGAAGGAGGCTACGCAACTGCCACTCAGTTGGCAGAAATTCTCAG CTCCTGCTGTGTGGGTGTGGACATGGGCGGAGACACTGAGGCCTTCCATAGGCGGCTGCTCCCATCCGTCACAGACAGCCTGTTGTCATTGGCCAGTCGGCTGATGAACAGAGCTTTGGCG ggGAATGGGGAGCCTGAGATGTTTCGTTTCTTCAAGAAAGTGATGGGCTCTGTGTGTTGGCTTCTGAAAGCCCATGGTCACCTGGCCACACAAG tCCTGCAGTCAGACCACTATGAGAGGATGTTAatgagtgaggaagagagagtgggaacCGTGTGCGTGTCACTGTGGCATCAGCTTCTGACAGCTAACAG TGAGTTAGTAGCAGGTTTGGGAAAAGGCCCCTTGTCTGTGATTCTGGATGACGTCGTGTACCGAATGGCTCACACATCCAACCCTGTTGTGGGAGGAGCAGCAATTAGGACGCTCCTCCTGGTTGCCCGGCAACAAGAATCCGCCCTGCAGCTTATCATCCATAGGTTCAAAG GGTTGGAGGGCATGATTGGTCGAGAATGGAGGGGGCGGGGCTTCGATGAGGAAGTGGACCAACTGATAAAGCTGCTGCACAGAGAAGTCCCCAAACCAGCTGATCACACAGAG ACGTGGCCAGAGGAGTGTGTGAGAGCGGCATGCATCATCCAGGCAGCGTGGAGATCCTATCAGAccaggaggagagtgaagagttTGCCCAGAGCTGTCAGATCACTGCAGAGGagcttcag ggagcgGCGGCGGAGGAGAGCGCAGCAGGCTCAGGCTGTGTGCTGGGAAAAGGAGCTGAGACTACAGCTGTGTGTCAGGAGACAGAGAGCCAGGAGAGAGTTCCATCAGAAACAACTACAGCTACTGCAGCTACTGcccccag gtcaggTGCAGCAGTACCTCGGGGAGGTGGAGAGGCAGGCTGCAATACAGATCCAGAGGGTTTGGCGAGGCCACCGAGAGAGACGAAACTTCCAGCaacggagaaacacacacacacagcacagagctGCTGTTGTGCTGCAGAGAGca GTCCTTCGCTTTCTGAAGAGGCGGAGAGCTGAGAAagcccctccttccctctccccttggATTGGTCCTCGGGGTTTGACTGACAGTCGGAGGGCGGAgctgaagagagaggtggaggaacatattgccctGCACCCG tcctcTGTGGTGTCTCTAGAGGGCAGTAGGAAGCTCCATGCTCAGACCCAAGCCTTGCTGCTCCAGCATctacaggggagagaggcagagctgagagaacacactcacacacacgcccTGCTGGCACAGATCAACACCGACCTGGAACTACTGCTGA ATGCCCCCTCACTCAGTGTCGCCACAGTAACCGACTGTGACGTGTTCAGGAGTCGCTCTGCCCCCGTAGCCGCCCGCGCCCGGCAATCCCACAATGCCTTGCTCCAGTCCGGTCGCCTGCCTTGGTGGAAGATGCTGGGAGATGGTGACATCACCTGTCCAGAATCAGAATCCGCCCACAAAGACCACCGGCTGGAGGCAGAGTTTAACTCTCTGTATTTAGGAGGAAGCTGA
- the LOC139412790 gene encoding T-box transcription factor TBX19-like has protein sequence MKVEGLAEGRAGGNPCPGPASQCCISRLLSVVESELQAGREKGDPTEKQLKVTLEEAELWRKFKEVTNEMIVTKSGRRMFPVLKVSVSGLDPNAMYSFLLDFQPADSHRWKYVNGEWVTAGKPEPAGNGCVYIHPDSPNFGAHWMKAPVSFSKVKLTNKLNGGGQIMLNSLHKYEPQLHIVRVGGSHRMVTNVSFSDTQFIAVTAYQNEEITALKIKYNPFAKAFLDAKERNHPNSPLESPFDSHMGIQHCGWFLSNPDSLCSGGGPSFPYSGGLPLAPPHGYKHYPSRPAPYPPSYLPHRPHPSVSLSEGLQVLSGGPDGWSSVSSPSPSSSALPMTTPSSPPSTNSSSQYPCLWTVGRTDGSPASSPCAQLHGPINSESHPQPPNHVRLGGPGWPPVSSHSF, from the exons ATGAAAGTTGAGGGTTTAGCTGAAGGCAGGGCTGGGGGTAACCCCTGCCCTGGTCCTGCCAGCCAGTGCTGTATCTCGCGACTGCTAAGCGTGGTGGAGAGCGAGTTGCAAGCGGGGCGCGAGAAGGGGGACCCCACCGAGAAGCAGCTGAAGGTGACGCTCGAGGAAGCGGAACTGTGGCGGAAGTTTAAGGAAGTTACCAATGAGATGATAGTCACCAAGAGCGGCAG GAGGATGTTTCCGGTGCTGAAAGTGAGTGTATCGGGTCTGGACCCCAACGCCATGTACTCCTTCCTGCTGGACTTCCAGCCAGCTGACAGCCACCGCTGGAAGTACGTTAACGGGGAGTGGGTTACAGCCGGTAAACCGGAGCCTGCCGGTAATGGTTGTGTGTACATCCATCCCGACTCACCCAACTTCGGAGCCCACTGGATGAAGGCACCTGTCTCCTTCAGCAAGGTCAAACTCACCAACAAGCTCAACGGAGGTGGACAG ATCATGTTGAACTCTCTCCATAAGTATGAACCTCAGCTCCACATTGTGAGAGTGGGCGGAAGCCACCGAATGGTCACTAACGTCTCTTTCAGCGACACACAGTTCATCGCTGTCACTGCCTACCAGAATGAAGAg ATCACCGCTCTGAAGATCAAATACAACCCGTTCGCTAAGGCTTTCCTGGATGCCAAAGAGAG GAACCACCCGAACAGTCCATTGGAGTCCCCATTTGACAGCCATATGGGAATTCAACACT GTGGCTGGTTTCTGTCTAACCCAGACTCGCTGTGTTCAGGTGGGGGTCCTAGCTTCCCCTATAGCGGGGGTCTGCCTCTCGCCCCCCCTCATGGGTACAAGCACTACCCCTCCAGGCCAGCTCCCTACCCCCCCTCCTACCTGCCGCACCGCCCGCACCCTTCTG tctctctgtctgagggGCTACAGGTGTTGTCTGGGGGTCCTGATGGCTGGTCTAGTGTctcctcccccagcccctcctcCTCAGCCCTACCCATGACCACACCCTCCTCACCCCCGTCCACCAATAGCAGCAG TCAGTACCCTTGTTTGTGGACGGTCGGGCGTACAGACGGGAGTCCTGCCTCTTCTCCCTGCGCCCAGCTTCATGGACCAATCAACAGCGAGAGCCACCCACAGCCACCCAATCACGTCCGGCTGGGCGGGCCCGGTTGGCCACCTGTCTCCAGCCATTCCTTCTAA